From one Deltaproteobacteria bacterium genomic stretch:
- a CDS encoding DUF2723 domain-containing protein — protein MAAPTRSAPASGGPPWTAIAFAASFAAYAAMAAPGVTWMDSGELAAAAWSLGAAHPPGHPLYVLAGKLASLVPAGEVAFRLSLVSAAAMAAAVAGAVALARTLVPGATIAALLAGGIVAASPLAAANATRPEVYGPTVALVAWAAVAAVRVARHRAPRDAALAVAALAAAAAIHPAIAAAAGLPLVAAVVPAIARAPRAALAAGVAAVAALAAYAALPVRAAAPAPPPFAWGSPDTLSGFADLVGAAAYRGNFAAGGWAERFASLWMLAGEGAGLAAAVAGAAGLAFAALTGLPGAAFVLASAACTVAGAAMQRHVNPDMPGYVLPAVVLCAAGVAPLCAAIARALPAALGDSRVAGAVVAAPVAALAIAGPVARADDGGPRRRDDALRHWDATVGRLPPGPALFFANADYSLFPALYERVVAGARPDVGLANRELVRDAWFAAWLDRSLPELYVPWVDDGRRGRPADRLLEGNLRAGRYVGGDEPAFGALPPSHAAPAGRAWRYALAPIDDDAEPPPPPRYEGGTGRRVAGRVGLLRGMWEAERGRLAHAARAAGAEARFASPAAAAALARPTARPYLFGSLPARTPVIIFAPWQRDALADDLAWRAGLGRADLPADAPFERRLLSAWHALVDGDAGALAGFDRDAQLATARAMLRVGEADRAEAVLAAHMARDDRDAGALVLLGAVRGNRGDAAEAARLFRRATELAPGDADAFAQLGLALAKLGRLDDARAAWQRALALDPGRRDVAAWLARAGGAPDAPARQPADGGVPPAR, from the coding sequence ATGGCGGCACCGACCCGCAGCGCGCCGGCGTCCGGCGGCCCGCCGTGGACCGCGATCGCGTTCGCCGCCAGCTTCGCGGCCTACGCCGCGATGGCGGCGCCCGGCGTGACGTGGATGGACTCCGGGGAGCTGGCCGCGGCGGCGTGGAGCCTCGGCGCCGCCCACCCGCCGGGCCACCCGCTGTACGTGCTCGCGGGCAAGCTCGCGTCGCTCGTCCCCGCGGGCGAGGTGGCGTTCCGCCTGTCGCTGGTGTCGGCCGCGGCGATGGCCGCGGCGGTCGCCGGCGCCGTGGCGCTGGCGCGGACGTTGGTTCCGGGCGCGACGATCGCGGCGCTGCTGGCCGGCGGCATCGTCGCGGCGTCGCCGCTGGCCGCGGCGAACGCGACGCGGCCCGAGGTGTACGGGCCGACCGTCGCGCTGGTCGCCTGGGCGGCCGTGGCCGCGGTGCGCGTCGCGCGCCACCGGGCGCCCCGCGACGCGGCGCTGGCGGTCGCTGCGCTCGCCGCCGCCGCCGCGATCCATCCCGCGATCGCGGCGGCCGCCGGCCTGCCGCTGGTCGCCGCCGTCGTGCCCGCGATCGCGCGCGCGCCGCGCGCGGCGCTGGCCGCCGGCGTCGCGGCCGTCGCGGCGTTGGCCGCGTACGCCGCGCTGCCGGTCCGCGCCGCCGCGCCGGCGCCGCCGCCGTTCGCCTGGGGATCGCCCGACACGCTGTCCGGGTTCGCCGACCTCGTCGGCGCCGCGGCCTACCGCGGCAACTTCGCGGCCGGCGGCTGGGCCGAGCGGTTCGCGTCGCTGTGGATGCTCGCCGGCGAGGGCGCGGGCCTCGCCGCGGCGGTCGCCGGTGCCGCGGGGCTCGCGTTCGCAGCGCTCACCGGGTTGCCCGGCGCGGCCTTCGTGCTGGCGTCGGCCGCCTGCACCGTCGCGGGCGCGGCGATGCAGCGCCACGTCAACCCGGACATGCCCGGCTACGTGCTGCCGGCGGTCGTGCTGTGCGCCGCCGGCGTCGCGCCGCTTTGCGCCGCGATCGCGCGCGCGCTGCCGGCGGCGCTCGGCGACAGCCGCGTCGCCGGCGCGGTGGTCGCCGCCCCGGTGGCCGCGCTCGCAATCGCCGGCCCGGTGGCGCGCGCCGACGACGGCGGTCCCCGCCGGCGCGACGACGCGCTCCGCCACTGGGACGCCACCGTCGGCCGCCTGCCGCCGGGCCCGGCGCTGTTTTTCGCCAACGCCGACTACTCGCTGTTTCCCGCGCTGTACGAGCGCGTCGTCGCCGGCGCGCGCCCCGACGTCGGCCTCGCCAACCGCGAACTGGTGCGCGACGCGTGGTTCGCGGCGTGGCTCGATCGAAGCCTGCCGGAGCTGTACGTCCCGTGGGTCGACGACGGCCGGCGGGGCCGGCCGGCCGACCGCCTGCTGGAGGGCAATCTGCGCGCCGGCCGCTACGTCGGCGGCGACGAGCCCGCGTTCGGCGCGCTGCCGCCGTCGCACGCCGCGCCCGCCGGCCGCGCGTGGCGCTACGCGCTCGCGCCCATCGACGACGACGCCGAGCCGCCGCCGCCGCCGCGCTACGAGGGCGGCACCGGCCGGCGGGTCGCCGGCCGCGTCGGGCTGCTGCGCGGCATGTGGGAGGCCGAGCGCGGGCGACTGGCGCACGCGGCGCGCGCCGCCGGCGCCGAGGCCCGGTTCGCGTCGCCCGCCGCGGCCGCGGCGCTCGCGCGGCCCACCGCGCGGCCCTACCTGTTCGGTTCCCTGCCGGCGCGGACGCCGGTGATCATCTTCGCGCCGTGGCAGCGCGACGCGCTGGCCGACGACCTCGCGTGGCGGGCCGGCCTGGGGCGCGCGGACCTGCCCGCGGACGCGCCGTTCGAGCGCCGGCTGCTGAGCGCGTGGCACGCGCTGGTCGACGGCGACGCCGGCGCGCTGGCGGGCTTCGACCGGGACGCGCAGCTCGCGACCGCGCGCGCGATGCTGCGGGTCGGCGAGGCCGATCGCGCCGAGGCGGTGTTGGCCGCGCACATGGCGCGCGACGACCGCGACGCCGGCGCGCTCGTCCTGCTCGGCGCGGTGCGCGGCAACCGCGGCGACGCCGCCGAGGCCGCCCGCCTGTTTCGCCGCGCGACCGAGCTGGCGCCCGGCGATGCCGATGCGTTCGCGCAGCTCGGCCTCGCGCTGGCCAAGCTCGGCCGGCTCGACGACGCGCGCGCGGCGTGGCAGCGCGCGCTCGCGCTCGACCCGGGCCGCCGGGACGTGGCGGCGTGGCTCGCGCGCGCGGGCGGCGCCCCCGACGCGCCGGCGCGGCAGCCCGCCGACGGCGGCGTCCCGCCGGCAAGATAG
- a CDS encoding 4-hydroxybenzoyl-CoA reductase, with the protein MMRCPPFAYVAPKSVDEVAAILAGEGPRARVLAGGTDLVPNMKRRHQNPTLLVSLRRVAELRERANGAGATLGAAVTLAEIAADDRLAPWRALRCAASSVATEHIRNVGTLGGNLCLDTRCNYYNQNYEWRKAIDFCMKEAGDTCWVAPGSPRCWAVSSTDTAPALIALDARVELVSASGARDIPLAELYADDGIHYLTRRPDELLARVILPDRSGWVSTYWKCRRRGSIDFPVLSVAAAARIDGGVVRDARIVFGAVSSRPIASEAAAVLVGQPLSDEAIDACAAAAAKVAKPLDNTDYTISWRKKVARAYVAGALRELRELSA; encoded by the coding sequence ATGATGCGCTGCCCGCCGTTCGCCTACGTGGCGCCGAAGTCGGTCGACGAGGTCGCGGCAATCCTCGCCGGCGAGGGGCCGCGCGCCCGCGTGCTCGCCGGCGGCACCGATCTGGTCCCGAACATGAAGCGCCGCCACCAAAACCCGACGCTGCTCGTGTCGCTGCGCCGGGTCGCCGAGCTGCGCGAGCGCGCAAACGGCGCCGGGGCCACGCTCGGCGCCGCCGTCACCCTGGCCGAGATCGCGGCCGACGACCGGCTCGCGCCGTGGCGAGCGCTGCGCTGCGCCGCGTCGTCGGTGGCGACGGAACACATTCGCAACGTCGGCACCCTCGGCGGCAACCTGTGCCTCGACACTCGTTGCAACTACTACAACCAGAACTACGAGTGGCGCAAGGCGATCGACTTCTGCATGAAGGAGGCGGGGGACACCTGCTGGGTCGCCCCCGGCAGCCCGCGCTGCTGGGCGGTGTCGTCGACCGACACGGCGCCGGCGCTGATCGCGCTGGACGCGCGGGTCGAGCTCGTGTCGGCCTCCGGCGCGCGCGACATTCCGCTGGCGGAGCTGTACGCCGACGACGGCATCCACTACCTCACGCGGCGCCCCGACGAGCTGCTCGCGCGCGTCATCCTGCCGGATCGCAGCGGCTGGGTGTCCACCTACTGGAAGTGCCGGCGGCGCGGATCGATCGACTTCCCGGTGCTGTCGGTCGCGGCGGCCGCGCGCATCGACGGCGGCGTGGTGCGCGACGCGCGGATCGTGTTCGGCGCGGTGAGTTCGCGGCCGATCGCCAGCGAGGCCGCGGCGGTGCTGGTCGGCCAGCCGCTGTCGGACGAGGCGATCGACGCGTGCGCCGCGGCGGCCGCCAAGGTCGCCAAGCCGCTGGACAACACCGACTACACGATCTCGTGGCGCAAGAAGGTCGCGCGCGCCTACGTCGCCGGCGCGCTGCGCGAACTGCGGGAGCTGTCGGCGTGA
- a CDS encoding 3'(2'),5'-bisphosphate nucleotidase, with amino-acid sequence MTGERDVAVAAVRDALRLVAGVRPGDAHEKRDRSPVTVADFGSQAVVCRALAEAFPDDPVIAEESADALRASGLADRVVAEVARVCGPTDVDTVCTWIDRGRSTAYAPRFWTLDPIDGTKGFLRGDHYAVALALVVDGEPAVAALGCPGLGIIASCAPGEPASAEPIAGGPRAPIAASGVADPRDARVCESVEAAHSAHDVHAAIAERLGVRAAPVRMDSQAKYAAVARGDADVYLRLPTRADYVERIWDHAAGAAIVRAAGGRVTDIDGRELDFTCGALLARNRGIVATNGRLHDAVLAAARAALA; translated from the coding sequence GTGACCGGCGAGCGGGACGTCGCGGTCGCCGCGGTGCGCGACGCGCTGCGGCTCGTCGCGGGCGTGCGCCCCGGCGACGCCCACGAAAAGCGCGACCGGAGCCCGGTGACGGTCGCCGACTTCGGCAGCCAGGCGGTCGTCTGCCGCGCGCTGGCCGAGGCGTTCCCCGACGATCCGGTGATCGCCGAGGAGAGCGCCGACGCGTTGCGCGCGTCCGGCCTGGCCGATCGGGTCGTCGCCGAGGTCGCGCGCGTGTGCGGGCCGACCGACGTCGACACCGTCTGCACCTGGATCGATCGCGGGCGGTCGACCGCCTACGCGCCGCGGTTCTGGACGCTCGATCCGATCGACGGAACCAAGGGGTTTTTGCGCGGCGACCACTACGCGGTCGCGCTCGCCCTCGTGGTCGACGGCGAGCCGGCGGTGGCGGCGCTCGGCTGCCCGGGACTCGGGATCATCGCGTCGTGCGCGCCCGGCGAACCGGCGTCCGCCGAGCCCATCGCGGGCGGTCCGCGCGCGCCGATCGCCGCCAGCGGCGTCGCCGACCCGCGCGACGCGCGCGTGTGCGAGTCGGTCGAGGCGGCCCACAGCGCGCACGACGTCCACGCAGCGATCGCCGAGCGGCTCGGCGTCCGCGCGGCGCCCGTGCGCATGGACAGTCAGGCCAAGTACGCGGCGGTTGCCCGCGGCGACGCCGACGTGTATCTGCGCCTGCCGACCCGGGCCGACTACGTCGAGCGCATCTGGGATCACGCCGCCGGGGCGGCGATCGTGCGGGCCGCCGGCGGCCGCGTGACCGACATCGACGGACGCGAGCTCGACTTCACCTGCGGCGCGCTGCTGGCGCGCAATCGCGGTATCGTGGCGACCAACGGGCGGCTGCACGATGCCGTCCTCGCCGCCGCGCGCGCCGCGCTCGCGTAG
- a CDS encoding aldehyde oxidase, with product MTAQFKVIGKRRRRVDGRAKVTGKTLFADDLSLPRMLHCKLLRSHLPHARIRSIDTSKAEAHPGVKLVLTGAHFPIPYGILPVSEDEHALQPDRVRFVGDPYAAVIADSEETCVEALDLIEADFELLDTIATPEQALATPEPQIHAYAQDGNIHKTVGFDFGDVDAALAGADRVFEDVLFYEGNTHMPLEQHAAVADLDRDGKLVLWSSTQTPHYVHRALAKALDMNPAHIRVIATPNGGGFGGKTDPFNHEIVVAKAALLLGRPVKICLTREEVFYCHRGRHPVLMKLRTGVDADGNIVGQELSTLLDGGAYGSYGVASTFYTGALQTVTYKIPRYRFRGCRTFTNKPPCGPKRGHGTPQPRFGLEVQLDKIAVALGKNPADLRLQQLAEPHSLTANWLQLGTVGLRECIDKVVDGSGYRDRWGKLPFGHGLGLACSSYLCGAGLPIYWNDMPHSGVQLQLDRSGLVTAFCGSTDCGQGSDDVLAACVAEVLGIDPHDIRVVTGDTDLTPVDLGSYSSRVTLMTGNAAIRAAEQARDLIADAVAADLDVPKHRVVFAGGRVFDAQDPDRGMSFRDAVVRAETKHGTIGTVGSYKPPRTPGKFKGAGVGPSPTYSYSAAVVETRVDPDTGWWDVVKIWIAHDIGTCINRTLVINQVEGGVYMGLGEVMMEESAFRRLPPKRSHALVHKFPSVLEYKTPTALDMPPVVTYLVEDPDANGPFGAKEVGQGPLLPIIPAVANAIYDAVGVRIDQIPIQPEMILRALAAPDKRYGPTAFPAFEVARALTVPPPWDGGDGRATNEPPRRRGPKPGFQPPHPHEGRLKSEASS from the coding sequence ATGACCGCCCAGTTCAAGGTGATCGGCAAACGCCGCCGCCGGGTCGACGGGCGCGCCAAAGTCACCGGCAAGACGCTGTTTGCCGACGACTTGTCGCTGCCGCGCATGTTGCATTGCAAACTGTTGCGGTCGCACCTTCCGCACGCGCGCATTCGGTCGATCGACACGTCGAAGGCGGAGGCGCACCCGGGCGTCAAGCTCGTCCTCACCGGCGCGCACTTTCCGATCCCGTACGGCATCTTGCCGGTGAGCGAGGACGAACACGCGCTGCAGCCGGACCGCGTCCGATTCGTCGGCGATCCCTATGCGGCCGTGATCGCGGACAGCGAGGAGACCTGCGTCGAGGCGCTCGACCTGATCGAGGCGGACTTCGAGCTGCTCGACACGATCGCCACGCCCGAACAGGCGCTCGCAACCCCCGAGCCGCAGATTCACGCCTACGCGCAAGACGGCAACATCCACAAGACCGTCGGCTTCGACTTCGGCGACGTCGACGCCGCGCTCGCCGGCGCCGACCGCGTGTTCGAGGACGTGCTGTTTTACGAGGGCAACACCCACATGCCGCTCGAACAGCACGCCGCCGTCGCCGATCTCGACCGCGACGGCAAGCTCGTGCTGTGGTCGTCGACGCAGACGCCGCACTACGTCCACCGCGCCCTGGCCAAGGCGCTGGACATGAACCCGGCGCACATCCGCGTGATCGCGACGCCCAACGGCGGCGGCTTCGGCGGCAAGACCGACCCGTTCAACCACGAGATCGTCGTCGCGAAGGCGGCGCTGTTGCTCGGCCGGCCGGTCAAGATCTGCCTCACCCGCGAGGAGGTGTTCTACTGCCACCGCGGCCGCCACCCGGTGCTGATGAAGCTGCGCACCGGCGTCGACGCCGACGGCAACATCGTCGGCCAGGAGCTGTCCACGCTGCTCGACGGCGGCGCATACGGCTCCTACGGCGTCGCGTCCACCTTCTACACCGGCGCGCTGCAGACCGTCACGTACAAGATCCCGCGCTACCGCTTTCGCGGCTGCCGGACGTTCACCAACAAGCCACCGTGCGGCCCCAAGCGCGGCCACGGCACGCCGCAGCCGCGGTTCGGGCTCGAGGTACAGCTCGACAAGATCGCGGTCGCGCTCGGCAAGAACCCGGCCGACCTGCGCCTGCAGCAGCTCGCCGAGCCGCACTCGCTCACCGCCAACTGGCTCCAGCTCGGCACCGTCGGCCTGCGCGAGTGCATCGACAAGGTCGTCGACGGCTCCGGCTACCGCGACCGCTGGGGCAAGCTGCCGTTTGGCCATGGCCTCGGCCTGGCGTGCTCGTCGTACCTGTGCGGCGCGGGGCTGCCAATCTACTGGAACGACATGCCGCACAGCGGCGTCCAGCTCCAGCTCGACCGCAGCGGCCTCGTCACGGCGTTCTGCGGATCGACCGACTGCGGCCAGGGCTCCGACGACGTGCTGGCCGCGTGCGTCGCCGAGGTGCTCGGCATCGACCCGCACGATATCCGCGTCGTGACCGGCGACACCGACCTCACGCCGGTCGACCTCGGCAGCTACTCGAGCCGCGTCACGCTGATGACCGGCAACGCGGCCATTCGCGCCGCCGAGCAGGCGCGCGACCTGATCGCGGACGCCGTCGCCGCCGACCTCGACGTGCCGAAACACCGCGTCGTGTTCGCCGGCGGCCGGGTGTTCGACGCGCAGGACCCGGACCGCGGCATGAGCTTCCGCGACGCGGTGGTCCGCGCCGAGACGAAACACGGGACGATCGGGACGGTCGGTTCGTACAAGCCGCCCCGCACGCCGGGCAAGTTCAAGGGGGCTGGCGTCGGACCGTCGCCGACCTACTCGTACTCGGCCGCGGTGGTCGAAACGCGCGTCGACCCCGACACGGGCTGGTGGGACGTCGTCAAGATCTGGATCGCCCACGACATCGGCACGTGCATCAACCGCACGCTCGTCATCAATCAGGTCGAGGGCGGCGTGTACATGGGTCTCGGCGAAGTGATGATGGAGGAGTCGGCGTTCCGCCGGCTGCCGCCCAAACGGTCGCACGCGCTCGTGCACAAGTTCCCGTCGGTACTCGAATACAAGACGCCCACGGCGCTCGACATGCCGCCGGTCGTGACCTACCTGGTCGAAGACCCGGACGCCAACGGGCCGTTCGGCGCCAAGGAGGTCGGCCAAGGGCCGCTCTTGCCGATCATTCCTGCCGTCGCCAACGCGATCTACGATGCGGTCGGCGTCCGCATCGATCAGATCCCGATCCAGCCGGAGATGATCCTGCGGGCGTTGGCGGCGCCCGACAAGCGCTACGGTCCGACCGCGTTCCCGGCGTTCGAGGTGGCGCGCGCGCTCACGGTGCCGCCGCCGTGGGACGGCGGCGACGGCCGCGCGACCAACGAGCCGCCGCGCCGGCGCGGCCCGAAGCCGGGGTTCCAACCGCCGCATCCGCACGAGGGGCGGCTGAAATCGGAGGCGTCGTCATGA
- a CDS encoding (2Fe-2S)-binding protein, translating to MRLRVNGDEVDVAFAPHKTLLEVLREDLGLTGTKHGCELGECGACAVLVDGKPVLSCLLLGVEADGADVTTVEGLADGPTLHPLQEAFADLGAAQCGYCTPAMLLTAKALLDRNPTPTVDDIRAALSGVLCRCTGYISIFNAVGSVCGLGPDCAADFDATAGKEPPR from the coding sequence ATTCGGCTGCGCGTCAACGGCGACGAGGTGGACGTCGCGTTCGCGCCGCACAAGACCCTGCTCGAGGTGCTCCGCGAGGACCTCGGGCTCACCGGCACCAAACACGGCTGCGAACTCGGCGAGTGCGGCGCCTGCGCCGTGCTGGTCGACGGGAAACCGGTGCTGTCCTGCCTGCTGCTCGGCGTCGAGGCCGACGGCGCCGACGTGACGACGGTCGAGGGCCTGGCCGACGGGCCGACCCTGCACCCGCTTCAGGAGGCGTTCGCCGACCTCGGCGCCGCCCAGTGCGGCTACTGCACTCCCGCGATGCTGCTCACGGCCAAGGCCCTGCTCGACCGCAACCCGACGCCGACGGTCGACGACATCCGGGCCGCCCTGTCCGGCGTGCTGTGCCGCTGTACCGGATACATTTCGATTTTCAACGCGGTCGGGTCGGTGTGCGGGCTCGGGCCCGACTGCGCCGCCGACTTCGATGCGACCGCGGGCAAGGAGCCGCCGCGATGA